CTTGGATCAGCTTCAGCGGCTTGATCTCGACGTCGATCTCCTCCTGGCATTCCCGGACCGCGCATTCGGCCAGGCTTTCGCCGGGCTCGATCTTGCCGCCGGGGAACTCCCAGCAATGGCCGAGGTGCGAGGTCTTGAGCCGTTTGGTGATGAGGAATTCGCCCTGGCGCTCGATGACGCAGGCGACGACTTGGACGCAGTGCGGATCGGGCAGCGGGCGGTGGTCGAGTTTCATGCCAGCACCTTGAAGTCGTTTTGATATTCCAGATGCTGCTTCAGCCGCTGAGCGATTTCGGGGCCGGCGAAGCGCTCAGTCAGCCAAATGCCAAGCTCGATGCCGGAAGTGATCCCGCCGGCGGTGACGATGTCGCCCTCATCGACCACCTTGGCGTCCACGAAGT
This region of bacterium genomic DNA includes:
- the mutT gene encoding 8-oxo-dGTP diphosphatase MutT, with amino-acid sequence MKLDHRPLPDPHCVQVVACVIERQGEFLITKRLKTSHLGHCWEFPGGKIEPGESLAECAVRECQEEIDVEIKPLKLIQELRHDYPEKSVHLYFLLCIILAGEPKAIECADWRWVHPRLLGEYEFPEADKEIIRSLQTTVSS